A region of the Colias croceus chromosome 28, ilColCroc2.1 genome:
TGGattataatctgtattttaaAGCCATGCATActtcaaacaataaaatttatattcataaaagaaaatataagataattgagacaagaaataaatcaaaatacaacACAATCGAAATTCGAATGATtacagtgccacaaacttaagTGACCCGGTGGCAAAAACTGGAGCTACGTGTCGCTATTTTGAAATGTCACATCTTCACAGACTTTTCAtacgaaatattttgtataaataaaaagttccttattaatgttaatttacacCATTAGcaatgacattatttttacccTTGCATCCGGGGAAATACTATTTAGCGGCACTAAAATCGACATCAGTGACACCGCGACCGTCACCGGGTCagttaagtttgtggcactgtatgtacatatttataaattttaaagcataATGTGATTACCCGTGTCctctagtggggtaaggggcagatgcattatacatctgtttcactgatcgattttctttagggacaagtaggtgatcagccttctgtgtcctggtagaccgagacatttttttttattcgtcttcaccgggaatcgaacccaggaccccaaGTTCTACGCTTACGCgttaaccactgtaccaaagAGGCGgtaattgtaaattgtaagaGAATTGTAATTGTTccaaaaatgataatatggcaatgaagaaaaatatatgagGTTGATGaatgacataatatttaaaacataaatcctgctttaacattatattttacgttaaatttaaataaattttattacactatgCGTTTACATCTTCATATTGACaaactaataatttttaatacgcATATAATATGGCATACTTACCATTTACAATTCAAAAGGTTTTTGAAGAGAAACTTCtctaggcgcgttgagagtaaaactTCAAGtacgcgtcatggcaataccgtcacgtcttGGAGAAAGACGACgattttgttatctttgaattttaccaaagaagtttcacttctgacacgtgtgctcggtacacacgctcttttttccTATTATAACAtcatttaagaaatatttttttaactagcaacattaaaacatacacatacagcccataacataaattattcttaattataatactttgTTCTATCGAGTATTAATAACTACAGGTTAGGCTTTCTGCACACGAAGAAAACGGAATTGTATTCGTGCTGTAGCATAGAATTTGGGTTCTGTGCGTATTTCGTTTTAACGCCTGTGCGTTCCTTctgtaaaaatacaaataaaaattttaagagaaaataGGTTAAGGTTCATCATGTGACggtttatgaaaaatatttttaggacattttttatgtttctttggcacgctttttttttactatttgaCGTTTATTTGTGTGCTTTTGAAATCTAAAaggcataataatataatgtcagTAAATCTATTTAGTCTGCATTATCCGTCATTAAAAtcgaaaaaacaaaattaaacattaaagaaacatgaatataaacacaatgttaagagggcttattcaatttaacgcaagtcaaaatctccgcgatctattacgatagatcgcggcttgcgctatccttttactatgaacagcataggtccacaggagagcgccgagcaacatgtcctctctttggaaaggctcgctgccgactgattttaatcgggtcacgcgcagtgttttatagtacgttaaaaaaaaatgtagaaaaataatagaggtaccttagttgattttttaaattttatcttataagtaagacgttcttttattgcaatatgtataaattatattcaactaagtcaaatatcatggtgaaaataatcattttgtcgactataatttctaaaaaaattcacattgttcgggttttaatttcgtaagttaggagtccaaaataaaaaaatcttttaactaactattttaataaggatttttgcagttagttaaaaaaaaatgtgtgttagatctgtcagcaatttcagatatttttagcttcgaaattgacactaaaagtgaaatcaagtaatcatcggctcagttatcttgatggtattcacaaatactgtattaattgaaaaaaactcttaactaactatatagacaataaaatttcctaaaattattagtaattcatatatttgtaagataagtggttgatggacaatctggtttgaaaaatcacatatttgagccaaacagcacacggaccgcgtacacggccttaaagtgaatagtaaaattaaaaagaaaacaatctAGGTTTCTTTCCATCTTTATTACTGAAtgtaagagctagcgcgcaagagcaacttttgtctcggcaactatttagtctctcccatcaactgtatggggagttgcgtcgctacgtgcgcgcactttcttactagcccatagagttgatgcgagagactaaatagttgccgagacaaaagttgctcttgcgcgctagctctaaattGCTCATATCTATACAGGGTGTTCCACCGTCGGTATTCTAAGCTCAATGGTCAATGGAGGTTATAGGTTTGCATACGCCGAgttcgtaaaaaatacttaaaaaaatttagatgcattttttttcaaatagatgaattcttaaaactctatgtgtcaacccataacaagcaacccgcccaactttgccaccagcacgtgagctatcgttgaagattatgttttcatagacaaaatgctcacattcgCGAAGCGTTATATgtcggctgcgcgaagctagagaagaaaacatgaattttaaggaaaaatttagcaaaaaatttttggcgcaattttgttgtttaagtattttttacgtgatcattgtatgcaaaactacaagttccttcgcgcttagtataccaatagtgggacaccctgtataatgtaattttgttcACAGTAAAACTAATGTCTAACAGACCCaagctatttttttaataacagttaatataagtgtaaaaaaaaacatggtttatgattaaaataaaaatagaatataacTTACCACAATATCAAACCCAACGTCCTTTATTATATCAACTAGAATGTCATATGGCGGCTCGATGCTAATCTCGTTCGGCATGTcgctgaaaataataatattttgttaatacatttcttgttttattatattttttcttagtttaaaatatattatgtggcCATAAGTATATCTGTGTGTATGAAACATTTAACTCTCAACTATGAGtaccaaaatatatttttcacattGATTTACCACCTAGTAGTAGTCGTACtacttttataaacaatattacgAACAACAATAGAAtacactagctgcgcttcgtgGATTCACCCGCGTGTCTGCCCTCCTGTTGGtcgcctatagccttcctcgataaatgggctatctaacaacggAAGAATTTTTTcgaatcggaccagtagctcCTGAGATtggcgttcaaacaaacaaacatattattatatgtaagtatagattaaataccatgacgatattttaataaaaagttgttaattatttattagttattgtttttatccttataaaaacaatttgtgTGAACTTTAACAACatatcaaacaaataaaaaaatgttgtgtggttttatgaaaccacggtaaaagtgaaactgttcgaacggttccgaacactgctttgtgtagcgcatgtcgcgtgccgagtaggtatacctactcggcagccgcgatacacgcgacatgcgctaaacagaccaaaaagtttgagacgatgtaataaaagttacactttaaaaaattcttatttatttaacacttaaataaagttttacaaaCAGGAAGCTCACCTATAATGATACAATAGCGGTCCCAAATTGATCCAAATGCCCCCCGGTTGCAATATGGCGTATATCCTCTCGATAAATTCTATCACGTTCGGCGCGCAATCTATGAAGAAACACGTCGCGACGCAATCCCATTCGTCCGTCTCTGTGTACACCtggaataacataataattatttaattgagaaacttttaaagaatagaaaaagtaGATCAAGAtacgggattcgaacccgcgtatTTCATCTCGCGATCAAAATTTTCTGATCTTTAAAAATTGctcatttataaagcatttgaatgctataaaactaaatatcaaattattaatttctatattttttgcttGATTTGACACATTTTAGAAGATCGGGAAACTAAATATGGCTTGAGTATTGATAGATTTTTTACAGATCTGAATGTGAGAGAATTTCCCCTGCCACAATATCCCCAATGTCGTTGTTCACGCAACTATTGATCCCTGCCGATGTAGCTTGTCATCAGTTATACTACCTCCTGGTGTTAGACCGACACGCGTGATGATTTAAGAATTTCACCAAGAGCCCAAAGACCCGAGTAAATACAGTATATGACACACTATAACATCAGTCCCCTGCCACCGTCTCATCAATCTTGTTGTTCACGCAACTAGTTGTTTTGGTTACTCGCTCGTCCCGTATATTGTTGTGCCACACGAGTCACGTAACACGCTATAACATCAGTCCCCTGCCACTATATCCCCAATCTAGTTGTTATCTTTTGTTACCCGCATCACGGAGTCACGTGGTGTTCGCCTGTCGCttgttattgatatttttcacgACAATTGTCATAAAATCCGTAATGAATTTTCTCTTTCTTTTGTCTctctctataaataatataatatatttattaataaataattaaatttgagtcaagttaattatttatcatgtTGTGTTATCCTATAATTGTTtgtcacatttatttaaatttttaattgtaacatGTACCTTAGCTATAAGTATTGTTGCGACAGGTGTTGGATGAccttagtaaaaaaaataaataaataaaataaaatgtgtcaCGTGTCACACGTGTCACGTGCCACGTGTCACGTGTCACGCCGCTCACCTTGAGGAAGTCCCCCGCGGCGATGGAGAAGTGCGAGTGGTGGCAGGCGGGCGGCACGTCGGGGAACGTGGCGGCGGTCGCCTGGTGCTCGCTCGTCATGTGGTTCACGTATTGGTGCAGCCACGGGTACACCGTGTGCTTGTTCGCCTGGTGACAAACAAtcttattatatgtatgttagtctgtaaggtatttattctatgggtctgtacaatttattgtctgttacctgaaataaatgttataaaataaaaaataaatattcctaTGATGATGTTGCTCATTCatatttaacattgtgttcgtcacaaaaatttacaaatctatactaatattataaagctgaagagtttgtttgtttgcacgcgcgaatctcgggaactaccggttcgattagaaaaattctttcggtgttagatagcccatttaacgaggaaggctatagactataattatatcatctcgctaagaccaacaggagcggagcactgcgggtaaaaccgcggagcatagctagttcaaattaaaattaccatTGTACACATACCTAAATCACAAAAAAGTACGAGTAGTAATTCCATcaagtaaaattacattaggtatgttattttttattgtatctgACATAATGAACAAAATAACTTTCTCatattacacaataaaaataaacattattttttttataaaatcattaaaatttccaACCCACCAAGCAACCTCTGGACACCTGTTCAACATAAAATGCAAACAGCATGAACCGCGACAACTTATTCCCCTGGCTCGTCAAACTGCACGCCGCTATCCCGCACGCGAGACCActtatacttttatttgtatgtattataataggtgtgttctaataagtatttaagcaaactaatttaaagagatcaccaataaatcatattatgttactaaaagttaaaataatcaatatttattcttaaaaataataaccactgaataatcagctcTGGTTTAATAGCTGGCTAATGGTTAGcataattgtatataaaacacttaattaaagttaaaataatcaatatttattgttaaaaaacaataatcactgaataatcagcgctggtttggatttcgaagggcgccccctttttcttttctggccgATAAGCACATTTTTTGCTTCTGGTGGGGGGTTGGTCAGCTTTAAGCTGTATGGCTAATCCGATAATATGTTTGCAcatgtcaatttttaaagagcgccaatttgtctccgcccctttgatcattttttcatttaaattataaattgatgtattaaattggtaacgaatactattaatttaatatctgaacgaaataaaatgttactactgtattggtgacaaaatatcaaataaaaaggagtcgcagtcagggatcgataatcgatttatttggtgacagatctaccattctgagcacagagctattatttaagtaataaaactgttattataagaacgaggtttatattcatgtaatgcaatattatttaattggttatcgatctcttattttacacacatattaacattaatttgataattcacacctgggaacaatttttgtttatctgagaacggaaatatttcgtggtgatagatctatttattaggtgatacaacttgatgacaaatataaattttggtgatagaaaatatagttccccTTTTATTTGGGAACAATATATTTAGTAATACATCAAACCGCTCACCTCAGGACACTTGTTCAGTATAAAATTGCTCGCGAACAGCATGAACAGCGAGAACTCATTCCCCTGGCACGTAAAGCCACGCGCCGCTATCTCCCACGCGAGCCGGCCGAGCCCCGCGCCGGGCACTAATACTTTTATGTGAGATCGATCACTGGAAAGAAAATAACGTAGTTAAGACTTTTCGCctgctataaataaaaattcgtaGCGAAAACAtgctttcgttgttcttagtgcgttcgaaaagattctatgcaacattctaatactgaactacactgaatacgagttatcgtttacactaaaagatcacgaaagaatgcaaTAACTACTCTAGCTCTAAATTTGTTTGGAAGATTTTCtgattatattcaaaatttcaccaaaaagatgtaaaaattGTCCAGTACTCAATtaacacaatataaataagtatacatTATCTTATTCCTTGATAGAATTTACTTACTTTAAGGTATCAACCGGAAACCTAGCTTCTAACTCGTCCAGTATAGGTTTATAGCACTGCTCTCGTTCCACTGCGCCAGCTGAACTCCAATCTCTGACTATATTCTTTATAACTGATTGTAcctgaaataatgtttatttttattacaaataattttacaatatttggaggaaatttcataaatgtttaaattattaagaataaGATAGATAACAATGACCAATTCCaaaattaaaagcaatttATAGGGCTAGttgtacaaatataaatattataacttttacaaaaaatatgttattctatttaaaaataaatgaaaagagCTGAATCTTTTCCATATTTTCCAAAAATTGTAACATAATAGGTATACACTATACATATACAATTTTCTGATTCtattagtgctgatttacacagggtcagtaactgactacaaattcgaggcaaatcagtgctgacccgaaaaaaaaccctgtgtaaacagatttgaaatcagtacagaggcttgaggTCATATTTGGTGAgtagataaaaaatacacagtttatgaaacag
Encoded here:
- the LOC123703983 gene encoding carnosine N-methyltransferase, encoding MSSLPAADEIDEAKERAHFQAVVNAFKYYKLCCLDRIHKSEKIISMLPKTHQHRLEKYKAYLTKFKNCLDVNNNVVHMIIKHVDTMFENVDHSQDGETNGTESFGCNYNNCEISSQKQHKMQHDVEKVQSVIKNIVRDWSSAGAVEREQCYKPILDELEARFPVDTLNDRSHIKVLVPGAGLGRLAWEIAARGFTCQGNEFSLFMLFASNFILNKCPEANKHTVYPWLHQYVNHMTSEHQATAATFPDVPPACHHSHFSIAAGDFLKVYTETDEWDCVATCFFIDCAPNVIEFIERIYAILQPGGIWINLGPLLYHYSDMPNEISIEPPYDILVDIIKDVGFDIVKERTGVKTKYAQNPNSMLQHEYNSVFFVCRKPNL